A stretch of Streptomyces vietnamensis DNA encodes these proteins:
- the rpsK gene encoding 30S ribosomal protein S11 — MPPKGRQGAAKKVRRKEKKNVAHGHAHIKSTFNNTIVSITDPSGNVISWASAGHVGFKGSRKSTPFAAQMAAESAARRAQEHGMRKVDVFVKGPGSGRETAIRSLQATGLEVGSIQDVTPTPHNGCRPPKRRRV; from the coding sequence ATGCCCCCCAAGGGTCGTCAGGGCGCTGCCAAGAAGGTGCGCCGCAAGGAAAAGAAGAACGTCGCTCACGGCCACGCGCACATCAAGAGCACGTTCAACAACACGATCGTCTCGATCACGGACCCCTCGGGCAACGTGATCTCCTGGGCCTCCGCCGGCCACGTCGGCTTCAAGGGCTCGCGCAAGTCCACCCCGTTCGCCGCGCAGATGGCCGCCGAGTCGGCCGCTCGCCGCGCGCAGGAGCACGGCATGCGCAAGGTCGACGTCTTCGTCAAGGGTCCCGGCTCCGGCCGTGAGACCGCGATCCGCTCCCTCCAGGCCACGGGCCTCGAGGTCGGCTCGATCCAGGACGTCACCCCCACGCCGCACAACGGCTGCCGTCCCCCCAAGCGCCGCCGCGTCTGA